One Mesotoga sp. UBA6090 DNA segment encodes these proteins:
- the gcvPB gene encoding aminomethyl-transferring glycine dehydrogenase subunit GcvPB, protein MTIFDKSTEGRTGFYLPKEESYGYEPSDMLPENSVRKESPLLPQLSELQVMRHFTGLSEKNHSVDGGFYPLGSCTMKYNPRLNERIASLEGFSQIHPYQAEDTVQGALEVMYNLQNSLCEITGMDSFTLQPAAGAHGELVGMLLMKKYFELKGESNRKKVIVPDSAHGTNPASAVMAGFEVIEVPSNGNGRVDLRSLEEILDENIAGIMLTNPNTLGLFENEICEIQEMAHKKGALLYYDGANLNAIMGHARPGDMGFDIVHLNLHKTFSTPHGMGGPGSGPVGVKSILKDLLPVPVVRFDGSKFSLDYHLPNSIGKVRSFYGNFGVFLKAYAYILTLGGDGLKRASEMAVLNANYLRARLSKLIPTAYPGLCMHEFVLKGSKLVSEYGVKTLDVAKRLLDYGIHPPTIYFPLIVDEALMVEPTETETKEALDNFADTFERILSEAKEDPNILKAAPQKTVVGRLDEATASRKPKTRWSKDT, encoded by the coding sequence ATGACAATATTCGATAAGTCAACCGAGGGGAGAACGGGCTTCTATCTCCCAAAAGAAGAATCCTACGGGTACGAGCCTTCAGACATGCTGCCCGAGAATTCTGTTCGAAAGGAAAGCCCCCTTCTTCCTCAACTGAGTGAGCTTCAGGTCATGAGACACTTCACAGGACTTTCTGAGAAGAATCACTCCGTCGACGGTGGTTTCTATCCTCTGGGATCGTGCACGATGAAGTACAATCCACGGCTGAACGAGAGGATTGCCAGCCTGGAAGGTTTTAGTCAAATACACCCTTATCAAGCTGAAGACACTGTCCAGGGTGCCCTGGAAGTGATGTACAACTTGCAGAATTCCCTGTGCGAGATTACCGGTATGGATAGCTTCACTCTTCAGCCTGCCGCTGGAGCTCATGGTGAACTGGTCGGAATGCTTCTGATGAAGAAGTATTTCGAGCTCAAGGGTGAGAGCAACAGAAAGAAGGTTATCGTTCCCGACTCGGCCCATGGAACCAATCCAGCCTCGGCAGTAATGGCGGGATTTGAAGTCATCGAAGTCCCTTCGAACGGCAATGGCAGAGTCGATCTGAGAAGCCTTGAGGAGATTCTTGACGAAAACATCGCGGGAATAATGCTTACAAACCCAAACACTCTAGGCCTTTTCGAGAACGAGATCTGTGAGATTCAAGAGATGGCACATAAGAAGGGCGCACTACTCTATTATGACGGCGCGAATCTGAACGCAATCATGGGTCATGCAAGGCCTGGCGATATGGGATTCGATATCGTCCACTTGAACCTGCACAAGACTTTTTCAACCCCACATGGAATGGGCGGGCCGGGTAGCGGGCCTGTAGGAGTGAAGAGCATTCTGAAAGATCTCCTTCCTGTTCCAGTGGTTCGTTTCGATGGCAGCAAGTTCTCGCTGGATTATCACCTGCCGAACTCGATAGGAAAAGTCAGGAGCTTCTATGGAAATTTCGGCGTCTTTCTGAAAGCCTACGCCTACATTCTTACCCTGGGTGGCGATGGCCTGAAAAGAGCAAGTGAAATGGCAGTGCTAAATGCAAACTATCTTCGGGCCAGATTGAGCAAGCTAATCCCGACGGCCTATCCTGGGCTCTGCATGCATGAATTCGTTCTTAAAGGAAGCAAGTTGGTTTCCGAATACGGAGTGAAGACACTGGATGTGGCCAAGCGGCTTCTTGATTACGGGATTCACCCACCCACAATCTATTTCCCGCTAATTGTAGATGAAGCGCTTATGGTTGAACCCACAGAAACAGAAACTAAAGAAGCGTTAGATAACTTTGCAGACACTTTTGAGAGGATTCTTAGTGAGGCAAAGGAGGATCCCAACATACTCAAGGCGGCTCCTCAGAAGACAGTTGTCGGAAGGCTTGATGAAGCAACGGCCTCAAGAAAGCCAAAGACAAGGTGGAGTAAAGACACTTGA
- a CDS encoding PAS domain S-box protein, which produces MSKTTVTSGKNTVSLAFPVGFGSFFLFAWMLRVLTLIGAFYSGVKSVFDFYSKPRIILVGRSQKDARRLIEAFDDRFDVRYVEEVSEEFGRFSDAMIFDYVSEEIIKNLRSGSVPYLCLIGTEKSIAKYSLEAEEYLLKGPGYLHYLPEIVYSMLEKHRLQKTLDFEREKYMGLVNSMGCGMLILRKRDGNVIFCNKVAQSLLGYAEEEIEKMRLQDLVYDEPFALQTILGIEKFDTDREIVMSTKAGGKIYVIFNTSETLYGAERVVQLTFMDVSKQKRDREELIFQWRFLDNAEEIAIAVDEKGRIVYLNRFAAEIHGYDLEEMIGDNLTSYLVQDEGEAKSMQFSMMKSGKWKGRQLHKRKDGSIFTVQAKRSVLRVDDNVYELVIGIDVTENIELQERYNLHSLLLNGTGDLAVATDMESRLIYMNEAAERFFDTSLKDEQGRRTDEINSRTLRSFLEIAVSQSFDSNEKRILLPRSDDSHLSVEFTSKIVRDSSKEVGIIFLGRQLD; this is translated from the coding sequence GTGAGCAAGACGACTGTAACCTCCGGTAAGAACACTGTAAGCCTAGCTTTTCCGGTTGGATTTGGAAGTTTTTTTCTTTTTGCGTGGATGTTACGGGTACTCACTTTGATAGGTGCGTTCTATTCAGGGGTGAAGTCTGTGTTTGATTTCTATTCAAAGCCAAGAATAATCCTGGTGGGAAGAAGCCAAAAGGATGCAAGAAGGTTAATTGAGGCTTTCGATGATCGCTTTGACGTCAGATATGTTGAAGAGGTGTCCGAAGAGTTTGGCCGTTTCTCCGACGCAATGATTTTCGACTACGTCAGTGAAGAGATCATCAAGAATCTTCGCTCAGGTTCGGTTCCTTATTTGTGCCTAATCGGGACAGAGAAATCGATTGCAAAGTACTCTCTCGAAGCGGAAGAGTATCTTCTCAAAGGGCCGGGATATCTGCATTATCTTCCAGAGATAGTCTACTCGATGCTCGAGAAGCATCGTCTTCAGAAGACCCTCGATTTTGAACGAGAGAAGTATATGGGGCTCGTTAACAGCATGGGTTGCGGAATGCTTATTCTGAGGAAGAGAGATGGGAACGTAATTTTCTGTAATAAAGTGGCACAGAGTCTACTGGGATACGCAGAAGAAGAGATCGAGAAGATGCGCTTGCAGGATCTTGTTTATGATGAACCCTTTGCTTTGCAGACTATTCTGGGAATTGAGAAATTCGACACCGATAGAGAAATCGTGATGTCGACTAAGGCGGGCGGAAAGATCTACGTCATTTTCAACACCTCAGAGACGCTTTACGGTGCGGAGAGAGTTGTTCAGCTAACATTCATGGATGTCTCCAAACAGAAAAGAGATAGAGAAGAGTTGATATTCCAGTGGCGCTTTCTGGACAATGCCGAGGAAATCGCGATTGCCGTGGATGAGAAGGGAAGAATAGTCTATCTGAACAGGTTCGCTGCAGAGATTCATGGCTACGATCTTGAAGAGATGATTGGGGACAATCTTACCTCCTATCTCGTACAAGACGAGGGAGAAGCCAAATCAATGCAGTTTTCGATGATGAAGTCCGGTAAATGGAAGGGCCGGCAGCTTCATAAACGCAAAGACGGTTCGATATTCACGGTACAAGCCAAACGAAGCGTACTGCGCGTTGACGACAATGTCTATGAGCTTGTGATAGGGATAGACGTAACCGAGAACATCGAGCTTCAAGAACGATACAACCTGCACTCACTGCTTCTTAACGGTACAGGAGATCTCGCAGTTGCAACCGATATGGAGAGCAGATTGATCTACATGAACGAGGCAGCAGAGAGATTCTTCGATACAAGTCTGAAAGATGAGCAGGGAAGAAGAACTGACGAAATCAACTCAAGAACCCTCAGATCCTTTCTTGAGATTGCAGTCTCGCAATCCTTTGATTCAAACGAAAAGAGAATACTGCTCCCAAGAAGCGACGACTCGCATCTTTCAGTTGAATTCACCAGCAAGATAGTTCGCGATTCCAGCAAAGAGGTCGGCATAATCTTCTTGGGGAGACAGCTCGATTAG
- a CDS encoding NAD+ synthase — translation MIVRTALAQINTTVGDLEGNKNKIIEAIDKAVAVDSGIVLFPELTVTGYPPEDLLLNTGFLRENLATLNEIACYTARSEIMVVLGFVDFSNEIYNAAAVLNGGEIRAVYRKMSLPNYSVFDERRYFSPGKHPLLVRYGGTRIGINICEDLWVPSGPINDQAIAGANLILNLSASPFTAMKDRTRSSLFLTRAMEYSSTIVYCNLVGGQDDLVFDGRSCVAMPDGRISVGKAFEEDLMALDIDTDVSTRYNLFEGKRKDYSMQVSLEEVSIKPFHGQSPSVCPVMENEELDSRDELLAALELGIRDYLKKNGFEKVVLGLSGGMDSSLVAALAARAIGRDNVKGVMMPSKITSEESKRDALEVAENLGIEILDIEIDGIMRAVKKTLESSFLGTSEDVTEENLQARIRGMILMALSNKFGWFVLTTGNKSEMATGYSTLYGDMAGGLAVLKDLYKTQVYKIAERINELERKSVIPLNVFSKAPSAELREGQEDQDSLPPYEVLDQILRLHIEEGLSAEEIVLEGFDEGTVEHSLRLLRRNEYKRKQCPPGIKVSKRAFGKDWRMPITNHYRNM, via the coding sequence ATGATAGTAAGAACGGCGCTCGCCCAGATAAACACAACGGTTGGGGATCTTGAAGGAAACAAGAATAAGATAATCGAGGCAATTGACAAAGCAGTTGCTGTTGATTCTGGAATTGTATTGTTTCCCGAACTTACAGTTACCGGATACCCGCCCGAAGACCTTCTGCTCAATACGGGGTTTCTTAGAGAGAATCTTGCCACATTGAATGAAATAGCGTGCTATACTGCGCGAAGTGAAATTATGGTGGTTCTCGGATTTGTCGACTTTTCTAATGAGATTTACAATGCTGCTGCCGTCCTCAATGGCGGTGAGATAAGGGCTGTGTACAGAAAAATGAGCCTTCCCAATTACTCGGTCTTTGATGAGAGGAGATATTTCTCTCCTGGAAAGCATCCGCTTCTTGTGAGATATGGGGGGACGAGGATCGGAATCAACATATGTGAAGATCTCTGGGTTCCTTCGGGGCCGATAAATGATCAGGCGATTGCCGGTGCCAATTTAATACTCAATCTTTCCGCGTCTCCGTTTACCGCAATGAAAGATAGGACCAGGTCTTCCCTTTTCCTCACTAGAGCCATGGAATACTCCAGTACTATTGTATACTGCAATCTGGTGGGCGGCCAGGACGATCTAGTTTTCGATGGTAGGAGTTGTGTGGCAATGCCGGACGGAAGAATATCCGTGGGAAAGGCTTTTGAAGAAGACTTGATGGCGCTTGATATTGACACAGATGTTTCGACTCGATACAACCTCTTTGAGGGAAAAAGGAAGGACTATTCTATGCAGGTTAGTCTTGAAGAAGTCTCAATCAAACCATTCCACGGGCAGAGTCCTTCAGTATGTCCGGTTATGGAGAATGAGGAACTAGACAGCCGCGATGAGCTGCTAGCTGCTCTGGAGTTAGGGATAAGAGATTACCTGAAGAAGAACGGCTTCGAAAAGGTCGTTCTTGGTCTCAGCGGGGGAATGGACTCCTCCCTTGTCGCCGCTTTAGCCGCAAGAGCAATCGGCAGAGACAATGTTAAGGGTGTCATGATGCCTTCGAAAATAACCTCGGAGGAATCAAAGAGAGATGCACTGGAAGTTGCTGAAAACCTGGGTATAGAAATCCTCGATATTGAAATCGATGGAATCATGCGTGCAGTAAAGAAAACCTTGGAATCGTCATTTTTGGGTACATCGGAAGACGTCACTGAAGAGAATTTGCAGGCGAGAATACGCGGAATGATATTGATGGCTCTGTCAAACAAATTCGGCTGGTTCGTCCTGACTACTGGCAACAAGAGCGAGATGGCCACAGGTTATTCGACTCTTTATGGAGACATGGCTGGCGGTCTCGCAGTTCTAAAGGATCTCTATAAGACGCAGGTCTACAAAATCGCGGAGCGAATAAACGAACTTGAAAGGAAGAGTGTGATTCCACTAAATGTGTTCTCCAAAGCTCCATCGGCTGAGTTGAGAGAGGGTCAGGAAGACCAAGATTCACTTCCACCCTACGAAGTACTCGATCAAATTCTGAGGCTTCATATAGAGGAAGGATTGTCGGCTGAAGAGATAGTTCTTGAAGGTTTTGACGAAGGGACCGTAGAACACTCGCTTCGTTTGTTGAGGAGAAACGAATACAAGCGCAAACAATGTCCTCCGGGTATCAAGGTTTCTAAAAGAGCCTTCGGGAAGGATTGGAGGATGCCAATTACAAATCACTATCGAAATATGTGA
- a CDS encoding phospholipase D-like domain-containing protein has product MKRIILAFVVLIAIVASASVFFTDDGGAVERIVDVLESAEEEVVLVSYSLDEQEIVACLNRLQKKGVKISVLIDSSTVSRVFDKSPEFTVSSDMSTALVHSKFLVVDRRIVVFGTGNFTEGSLREDSNSFMIFESARLAALFLDYYRAIETGNSRGMTRIENMVFFLCPSEEARKRVISELMKARKEIRFGMFAFTDPQVLAALKFCASKGVRIVGVIDSWNDDSPLKDYLTSGMEVSESTSITVHDKTFVVDGRVVITGSANASLSGWGKNREIVAIIESRDLAQEFVNHFEYIREVSK; this is encoded by the coding sequence ATGAAGAGAATTATTCTGGCTTTCGTGGTCCTTATCGCTATTGTGGCATCGGCTTCTGTCTTTTTCACTGATGATGGGGGAGCCGTAGAGAGAATAGTCGACGTTCTAGAGAGTGCGGAGGAAGAAGTTGTCCTTGTATCATATTCTTTGGATGAGCAGGAGATAGTAGCTTGCCTGAATCGTCTTCAAAAGAAAGGTGTGAAGATCTCGGTGCTGATTGACAGCTCAACCGTGTCGAGAGTCTTCGACAAATCTCCGGAGTTTACAGTTTCGAGCGATATGTCTACGGCCCTTGTTCATTCGAAGTTTCTTGTCGTTGACAGAAGAATCGTAGTCTTCGGAACTGGAAATTTCACCGAAGGTAGCCTCAGAGAGGACTCAAACAGCTTCATGATTTTCGAATCTGCCAGACTTGCCGCATTGTTTCTTGACTATTACAGGGCAATTGAAACCGGCAACTCCAGAGGAATGACCAGAATCGAAAACATGGTCTTCTTCCTATGTCCCTCGGAGGAAGCACGTAAGCGTGTAATAAGTGAGCTCATGAAGGCAAGAAAGGAAATCCGATTTGGTATGTTCGCATTCACTGATCCCCAGGTGCTCGCGGCTCTGAAATTCTGCGCTTCCAAGGGGGTAAGAATCGTAGGGGTGATCGACAGCTGGAACGACGACTCTCCCTTGAAAGACTATCTCACTTCCGGAATGGAAGTGTCTGAATCGACTTCTATTACAGTCCATGACAAAACATTCGTGGTCGACGGCAGAGTTGTGATAACCGGCTCGGCAAATGCTTCTCTAAGCGGCTGGGGGAAAAACCGTGAAATTGTTGCTATAATCGAGTCCAGAGATCTTGCACAAGAGTTCGTGAATCACTTCGAATACATCAGGGAGGTCTCGAAATGA
- the secF gene encoding protein translocase subunit SecF, producing the protein MTFKADFVGKRKYFIALSLVLIVVSIVFIFTKGFNFGVDFTGGIEISVSVPDVDMTVAEMRELLSAEDPSFAAARIIKQRPLIEEGSSEQRSRFSVIVNTSESEQSVTDKILAGLESEGVSESNILSVSTISGYAAQEIRGYAWIAVIVSMALLLLYITIRFKLSFGVGALLTLVHDVIIVMGFYSIFGIEFNAPVVASILTLVGYSLNDTIVVYDRIRENTKKMRGKTIETVVNTSINDVIVRSINTSLTTFLAVLTLFIFSGEVLRPFAFGMLVGVVVGTYSSLYISSPIVIEWLKRSENRGHA; encoded by the coding sequence ATGACTTTCAAAGCAGACTTCGTTGGAAAAAGAAAGTATTTCATTGCTCTTTCCCTAGTTTTGATAGTCGTTTCGATCGTTTTTATCTTCACTAAAGGCTTCAATTTTGGTGTGGATTTCACAGGCGGAATCGAAATCAGCGTATCTGTCCCTGATGTTGACATGACTGTGGCAGAGATGAGAGAGCTCCTCAGTGCAGAGGACCCTAGTTTTGCGGCCGCAAGGATAATCAAGCAGAGGCCCCTGATTGAGGAGGGTTCATCTGAACAAAGAAGCAGATTCTCAGTTATCGTCAACACCTCTGAAAGTGAACAGTCGGTGACAGACAAGATATTGGCCGGTCTTGAGAGTGAAGGCGTAAGTGAAAGCAATATTCTCTCTGTAAGCACTATCTCCGGCTATGCTGCACAGGAAATAAGAGGCTATGCCTGGATCGCTGTTATAGTATCCATGGCGCTTCTTCTACTGTATATAACCATTAGATTCAAGTTATCCTTTGGAGTCGGCGCACTGTTGACACTTGTTCATGACGTCATAATCGTTATGGGTTTCTACAGTATTTTTGGAATCGAGTTCAATGCGCCGGTCGTTGCTTCGATCCTTACTCTCGTCGGATACTCCCTGAATGACACAATCGTAGTCTACGATAGGATAAGGGAGAACACCAAGAAGATGAGAGGAAAGACCATAGAAACTGTAGTCAACACAAGCATCAACGATGTAATAGTCAGGTCTATCAACACCTCTTTGACGACGTTCCTTGCGGTTCTCACGCTCTTTATATTCTCCGGAGAGGTTTTGAGGCCATTTGCTTTTGGCATGCTAGTCGGTGTTGTGGTAGGAACTTATTCCTCTCTGTACATCTCAAGTCCGATCGTTATCGAGTGGCTCAAGAGATCTGAGAATAGAGGACATGCTTGA
- the secD gene encoding protein translocase subunit SecD: MRANQKRLIVTVVVLIAALLPLLIPHGSAPAGSSFLDKLAANIKLGLDIKGGALLEYQMLTDVSDSEMNALADRVIEVLRARLDAAGFTEATVEKVTAGISFGEDIPPVRVRVQIPGITDVSRAENLVGKTGRLYFADVLAIETSVSTPSIPAGMSLEISRRKLQGAEPYWVKELHYGEYTGGVQNNTWYFISPKVSVGSSYAELDGSVVTDAKPLVNNQPRPGQGRFMVSLKFSSEGAKTFRDITSVKSTYADTDMKKRLAIVLDDRVIIAPLVQSQISDGNAVIEGLDSIEEAREVSILVGSGNLPVDLASFNKRVLSPTLGRDIINSSLWAGVAGIIIIMIYMVVFYKKMGLVADLALLYNAILLFGMISLTGSILTLPGIAGIVLTIGMTVDGNVLIFERIKEELRLGKTPENAIDSAFSKVVWTIFDANLTTILAGLVLYYFGTGTVKGFAITLIIGVLGAMFTNIVVSRTVLTGMAGSLKPHRYVEVETEGRDAR, encoded by the coding sequence ATGAGAGCAAACCAAAAACGATTGATCGTTACCGTTGTGGTTTTGATAGCAGCGTTACTTCCGCTGCTCATACCTCACGGTAGTGCACCGGCCGGAAGCAGCTTCCTGGATAAGCTAGCTGCAAACATCAAGTTAGGGCTTGATATAAAGGGTGGAGCTCTTCTTGAGTACCAAATGCTTACTGATGTCTCAGATTCAGAGATGAATGCTCTCGCAGACAGGGTTATAGAGGTCTTGAGAGCAAGATTGGATGCTGCGGGGTTCACTGAAGCGACAGTCGAAAAAGTGACCGCAGGAATTTCCTTTGGAGAGGATATTCCACCTGTAAGAGTACGGGTCCAGATTCCTGGAATAACGGATGTTTCCAGAGCGGAGAACCTGGTTGGAAAAACCGGTAGGCTTTACTTTGCCGATGTTCTTGCGATCGAAACTTCGGTCTCAACTCCCTCGATCCCTGCAGGAATGTCACTGGAGATAAGCAGAAGAAAGCTTCAGGGAGCCGAACCTTACTGGGTGAAGGAGCTTCACTACGGAGAATACACAGGCGGAGTACAGAACAATACCTGGTATTTCATAAGTCCGAAGGTAAGCGTCGGCTCGAGCTACGCAGAACTTGATGGAAGCGTTGTTACCGATGCCAAGCCCCTTGTCAATAATCAGCCGAGACCCGGTCAGGGCAGATTCATGGTTTCTCTGAAGTTTAGCTCCGAAGGGGCGAAGACTTTCAGGGACATTACTTCAGTGAAGTCTACATATGCTGATACAGACATGAAGAAGAGGCTTGCAATTGTCCTGGACGACAGGGTGATTATCGCTCCTCTTGTTCAGTCCCAGATTTCTGACGGAAACGCAGTGATTGAAGGACTGGATTCTATTGAAGAAGCGAGAGAGGTGTCAATACTTGTTGGAAGCGGAAATCTTCCTGTTGATCTTGCATCCTTCAACAAGAGGGTTCTCTCTCCTACACTTGGAAGAGACATAATCAACTCAAGTCTTTGGGCCGGAGTGGCTGGAATAATAATAATTATGATCTACATGGTTGTCTTTTACAAGAAAATGGGTCTTGTAGCCGATCTGGCTCTGCTGTACAACGCGATTCTTCTCTTCGGAATGATATCTTTGACCGGTTCGATCCTTACCTTGCCAGGTATAGCGGGTATTGTTCTGACCATTGGAATGACCGTTGATGGAAACGTCCTAATTTTCGAGAGGATAAAGGAAGAACTAAGGTTGGGCAAGACACCGGAAAACGCAATAGACTCTGCTTTCTCTAAAGTTGTGTGGACTATTTTCGATGCCAACCTGACCACGATACTTGCAGGACTCGTTCTTTATTACTTCGGAACGGGGACAGTTAAGGGGTTCGCCATTACCTTGATAATAGGTGTTTTAGGTGCAATGTTTACCAACATAGTGGTATCCAGAACTGTGCTCACTGGGATGGCAGGAAGTCTCAAGCCTCATCGTTACGTTGAAGTTGAAACAGAAGGGAGAGATGCGAGATGA
- the yajC gene encoding preprotein translocase subunit YajC, which translates to MFSILSFIAYAPAGDVAAPSADAGASAGGFSGIIIWLVLMVAFFYFLIIMPQRKRDKQFKQLMEKLKVGDKVVTAGGIIGKITMIKPDSLRLRTGTGTELDVTRKAIAVVVNKGENEKEEVEPDVNVKQ; encoded by the coding sequence ATGTTTTCAATTCTTAGTTTCATAGCATATGCCCCAGCAGGAGATGTTGCAGCTCCTTCGGCAGATGCTGGGGCTTCAGCCGGGGGCTTTTCGGGTATTATTATCTGGTTGGTCCTTATGGTTGCTTTCTTCTACTTCTTGATTATTATGCCTCAACGAAAGAGGGATAAGCAGTTCAAGCAGCTGATGGAGAAGCTTAAGGTTGGTGATAAAGTCGTAACGGCCGGTGGAATAATCGGGAAGATCACTATGATAAAACCGGATAGTCTCAGGCTCAGGACCGGTACCGGTACAGAACTCGACGTTACAAGAAAAGCGATTGCCGTTGTGGTGAACAAGGGCGAGAATGAAAAGGAAGAAGTAGAACCCGATGTAAACGTTAAGCAGTAA
- the frr gene encoding ribosome recycling factor, giving the protein MMSSLLKEAESRMKKSVEKIVEEYGQMRTGRPSPALLESVKVDYYGVPTPINQMATVTATEDRSLIIKPWDKTVLGQIEKAIFASRLDLTPINDGVNIKLNFPIPTTEQREKWVKLARDTAEKGKIAIRNIRRDAIKEARDLEKASEMTEDDLKKFEEDIQELTNKYIEEMDNAFEKKSKEIMDF; this is encoded by the coding sequence ATCATGAGTAGCCTGCTGAAAGAAGCTGAAAGCAGAATGAAGAAAAGTGTTGAAAAGATCGTCGAAGAGTATGGTCAGATGAGAACGGGCAGACCTTCTCCTGCCCTTCTTGAGTCCGTAAAAGTCGACTACTATGGGGTCCCGACTCCGATCAATCAGATGGCAACGGTCACAGCAACAGAAGACAGGTCTCTTATCATCAAGCCGTGGGACAAGACCGTTCTGGGCCAGATAGAGAAGGCTATATTCGCCTCCAGGCTTGATCTGACACCCATCAACGATGGAGTTAACATCAAACTCAATTTCCCGATTCCGACAACGGAACAGAGAGAAAAGTGGGTAAAGCTTGCAAGAGACACCGCCGAGAAGGGGAAGATAGCAATTCGAAACATTCGAAGAGACGCAATCAAGGAGGCAAGGGATTTGGAGAAGGCCTCAGAGATGACTGAAGATGACCTAAAGAAATTTGAGGAGGATATTCAGGAACTCACGAATAAGTACATAGAAGAGATGGACAATGCTTTCGAAAAGAAGAGCAAGGAGATTATGGACTTTTAA
- the uppS gene encoding polyprenyl diphosphate synthase gives MSLPVHVAFIMDGNGRWAKKRGLERIEGHKKGAEVADSASHWCADLGIRYVTLYAFSTENWRRPRQEVDFLFELMLIYISSKLDNMLEEGVRMRFIGRLNELPVKLMSFTEEIEKKTSSCRKLDVIVALNYGGRAEIVDSVNRVLESGKQRVSEEDIKENLYLPDVPEPDLIVRTSGEERISNFLTWQSVYSELSFTRTLWPDFTKAEFVKIVEEYSKRNRRFGALS, from the coding sequence ATGTCACTTCCCGTTCATGTTGCCTTCATTATGGATGGAAACGGCCGATGGGCAAAGAAAAGAGGACTTGAAAGAATTGAGGGACATAAGAAAGGGGCAGAAGTTGCAGATTCGGCCTCTCATTGGTGTGCTGATCTTGGAATACGATACGTAACACTCTATGCGTTCTCCACAGAAAACTGGAGGCGTCCACGACAAGAAGTTGATTTTCTTTTCGAACTTATGCTCATTTATATAAGCAGCAAGCTTGACAATATGCTCGAAGAGGGGGTTAGAATGCGTTTCATCGGAAGACTGAATGAGCTTCCCGTAAAACTCATGAGCTTCACCGAAGAAATCGAGAAAAAGACTTCCTCGTGCAGAAAACTGGATGTCATTGTTGCTTTGAATTACGGAGGAAGGGCTGAGATTGTCGATTCCGTCAACAGAGTTCTAGAAAGTGGAAAGCAGAGGGTATCGGAGGAGGACATAAAGGAGAACTTATATCTTCCCGATGTGCCTGAACCAGACCTGATAGTAAGAACTTCTGGGGAAGAGAGAATCAGTAACTTCTTGACCTGGCAGTCGGTTTACAGCGAGCTCTCCTTCACCAGGACGTTGTGGCCCGATTTCACAAAAGCGGAATTTGTGAAGATAGTTGAAGAGTACTCTAAAAGGAATAGAAGGTTTGGTGCATTAAGCTGA
- a CDS encoding phosphatidate cytidylyltransferase yields MKKISETNIRIITAAVVAPFVILCFVNYYSFIGLVSTVVLFSNYEYLKFSLKENDHQTVRIALSGVTPAIIVVYGILLDRFENVESAAPRPELIFAVGVISLTSIVIVTVSDVRSAKEIIANAVFSLIYVGFDLAFFYHIYLGFGASMALMALTSVWLFDTGAYFFGKRFGRIRISPSYSPKKSLEGVIGGYVTTLFFMLLFVSISKFVGLYNGPDLGIPHFMVLAIVVSVFGTIGDIAESSFKRYHGVKDSGNLLPGHGGMLDRIDGVLFVTPMFYIFLTLLT; encoded by the coding sequence ATGAAGAAGATCTCGGAGACAAATATCAGAATAATTACAGCTGCTGTGGTTGCTCCTTTCGTGATTCTGTGTTTCGTTAACTACTACTCCTTCATAGGTCTGGTCTCTACCGTAGTTCTCTTCTCGAACTACGAATACCTGAAGTTCAGTTTGAAGGAAAACGATCATCAAACCGTCCGAATTGCCCTTTCGGGAGTTACCCCCGCGATAATAGTTGTATATGGGATACTTCTCGACAGATTTGAAAACGTTGAATCGGCGGCGCCTCGACCGGAACTGATATTTGCTGTTGGTGTGATTTCACTGACTTCGATCGTAATAGTAACCGTTTCAGATGTAAGGAGCGCAAAAGAGATAATTGCGAATGCCGTTTTTTCGTTGATTTATGTGGGCTTCGATCTTGCATTCTTTTATCATATCTATCTTGGATTTGGCGCTTCGATGGCACTGATGGCGCTTACGTCTGTATGGCTCTTTGATACAGGAGCGTATTTCTTCGGAAAACGCTTCGGTCGCATCAGAATATCTCCAAGTTATAGCCCTAAGAAGAGTCTTGAAGGTGTAATCGGAGGATATGTGACCACTCTTTTCTTCATGCTGCTTTTCGTCTCCATAAGTAAGTTTGTGGGACTCTACAATGGACCCGATCTCGGGATACCCCATTTCATGGTTCTGGCGATTGTAGTATCAGTATTTGGCACTATCGGAGATATCGCGGAGTCGTCTTTCAAGAGATATCACGGCGTTAAAGATTCCGGTAATCTACTTCCCGGCCATGGTGGTATGCTAGATCGTATAGATGGTGTTCTTTTTGTGACACCCATGTTCTATATATTCCTTACTCTTTTGACTTGA